A window of the Gorilla gorilla gorilla isolate KB3781 chromosome 8, NHGRI_mGorGor1-v2.1_pri, whole genome shotgun sequence genome harbors these coding sequences:
- the PPRC1 gene encoding peroxisome proliferator-activated receptor gamma coactivator-related protein 1 isoform X15, with the protein MRHCWGPCRATWMPPLSPSSRILGALESIPDSELLVSPREGSSLHKLLTLSRTPPECDLITPVDPLGPSTGSSRGSGVEMSLPDPSWDFSPPSFLETSSPKLPSWRPPRSRPRWGQSPPPQQRSDGEEEEEVASFSGQILAGELDNCVSSIPDFPMHLACPEEEDKATAAEMAVPAAGDESISSLSELVRAMHPYCLPNLTHLASLEDELQEQPDDLTLPEGCVVLEIVGQAATAGDDLEIPVVVRQVSPGPRPVLLDDSLETSSALQLLMPTLESETEAAVPKVTLCSEKEGLSLNSEEKLDSACLLKPREVVEPVVPKEPQNPPANAAPGSQRARKGRKKKSKEQPAACVEGYARRLRSSSRGQSTVGTEVTSQVDNLQKQPQEELQKESGPLQGKGKPRAWARAWAAALENSSPKNLERSAGQSSPAKEGPLDLYPKLADTIQANPIPTHLSLVDSAQASPMPVDSVEADPTAVGPVLAGPVPVDPGLVDLASTSSELVEPLPAEPVLINPVLADSAAVDPAVVPISDNLPPVDAVPSGPAPVDLALVDPVPNDLTPVDPVLVKSRPTDPRRCAVSSALGGSAPQLLVESESLDPPKTIIPEIKEVDSLKIESGTSATTHEARPRPLSLSEYRRRRQQRQAETEERSPQPPTGKWPSLPETPTGLADIPCLVIPPAPAKKTALQRSPEAPLEICLVPVGPSPASPSPEPPVSKPVASAPTEQVPSQEMPLLARPSPPVQSVSPVVPTPPSMSAALPFPAGGLGMPPSLPPPPLQPPSLPLSMGPVLPDPFTHYAPVPPWPCYPHVSPSGYPCLPPPPTVPLVSGTPGAYAVPPTCSVPWAPPPAPVSPYSSTCTYGPLGWGPGPQHAPFWSTVPPPPLPPASIGRAVPQPKMESRGTPAGPPENVLPLSMAPPLSLGLPGHGAPQTEPTKVEVKPVPASPHPKHKVSALVPSPQMKAPACVSAEGVTVEEPASERLKPETQETRPREKPPLPATKAVPTPRQSTVPKLPAVHPARLRKLSFLPTPRTQGSEDVVQAFISEIGIEASDLSSLLEQFEKSEAKKECPPPAPADSLAVGNSGGVDIPQEKRPLDRLQAPELANVAGLTPPATPPHQLWKPLAAVSLLAKAKSPKSTAQEGTLKPEGVTEAKHPAAVRLQEGVHGPSRVHVGSGDHDYCVRSRTPPKKMPALVIPEVGSRWNVKRHQDITIKPVLSLGPAAPPPPCIAASREPLDHRTSSEQADPSAPCLAPSSLLSPEASPCRNDMNTRTPPEPSAKQRSMRCYRKACRSASPSSQGWQGRRGRNSRSVSSGSNRTSEASSSSSSSSSSSSRSRSRSLSPPHKRWRRSSCSSSGRSRRCSSSSSSSSSSSSSSSSSSSSRSRSRSPSPRRRSDRRRRSYRSHDHYQRQRVLQKERAIEERRVVFIGKIPGRMTRSELKQRFSVFGEIEECTIHFRVQGDNYGFVTYRYAEEAFAAIESGHKLRQADEQPFDLCFGGRRQFCKRSYSDLDSNREDFDPAPVKSKFDSLDFDTLLKQAQKNLRR; encoded by the exons ATGAGACACTGCTGGGGACCATGCAGAGCTACATGGATGCCTCCCTTATCTCCCTCATCGAGGATTTTGGGAGCCTTGGAGAG CATTCCTGATTCGGAGCTGCTTGTGTCACCCCGGGAGGGCTCCTCT CTGCACAAGCTGCTTACTCTCTCTCGGACACCCCCAGAATGTGACCTCATCACCCCAGTTGACCCACTGGGGCCCAGTACAGGCAGCAGTAGAGGGAGTGGG GTTGAAATGTCTCTTCCAGATCCCTCTTGGGACTTCTCCCCACCCTCTTTCTTAGAGACCTCTTCCCCCAAGCTTCCTAGCTGGAGACCCCCAAGATCAAGACCACGCTGGGGCCAATCCCCACCTCCCCAGCAGCGCAGTgatggagaagaggaggaggaggtggccagCTTCAGTGGCCAGATTCTTGCCGGGGAGCTTGACAACTGTGTGAGCAGTATCCCGGACTTCCCCATGCATTTGGCCTGCCCTGAGGAGGAAGATAAAGCAACAGCAGCAGAGATGGCAGTGCCAGCAGCTGGTGATGAGAGCATCTCCTCCCTGAGTGAGCTGGTGCGGGCCATGCACCCATACTGCCTGCCCAACCTCACCCACCTGGCATCACTTGAGGATGAGCTTCAGGAGCAGCCAGATGATTTGACACTGCCTGAGGGCTGTGTAGTGCTGGAGATTGTGGGGCAGGCAGCCACAGCTGGCGATGACCTGGAGATCCCAGTTGTGGTGCGACAGGTCTCTCCTGGACCCCGGCCTGTGCTCCTGGATGACTCGCTAGAGACTAGTTCTGCCTTGCAGCTGCTTATGCCTACACTGGAGTCAGAGACGGAGGCTGCTGTGCCCAAGGTAACCCTCTGCTCTGAGAAAGAGGGGTTGTCATTGAACTCAGAGGAGAAGCTGGACTCAGCCTGCTTATTGAAGCCCAGGGAGGTCGTGGAGCCAGTGGTGCCCAAGGAGCCTCAGAACCCACCTGCCAATGCAGCACCAGGTTCCCAGAGAGCTCGAAAGGGCAGGAAGAAGAAGAGCAAGGAGCAGCCAGCAGCCTGTGTGGAAGGCTatgccaggaggctgaggtcatcTTCTCGCGGGCAGTCTACTGTAGGTACAGAAGTGACCTCTCAGGTAGACAACTTGCAGAAACAGCCTCAGGAAGAACTTCAAAAAGAGTCTGGGCCTCTCCAGGGTAAGGGGAAGCCCCGGGCTTGGGCTCGGGCCTGGGCAGCTGCCTTGGAGAATTCTAGCCCTAAGAACTTGGAGAGAAGTGCTGGACAAAGTAGTCCTGCTAAAGAAGGCCCTCTAGACCTCTACCCAAAGCTGGCTGACACTATCCAAGCCAATCCTATACCAACCCATCTCTCATTGGTCGACTCTGCCCAAGCCAGCCCCATGCCAGTTGACTCTGTTGAAGCTGATCCCACTGCAGTTGGCCCTGTTCTAGCTGGCCCTGTACCTGTTGACCCTGGGTTGGTTGATCTTGCTTCAACCAGCTCAGAACTGGTTGAGCCTCTCCCGGCTGAGCCAGTGCTGATCAACCCAGTCCTGGCTGACTCAGCAGCAGTTGACCCTGCAGTGGTTCCCATCTCAGATAATTTGCCACCGGTTGATGCTGTCCCGTCTGGCCCAGCACCAGTTGATCTAGCACTAGTTGACCCTGTTCCTAATGACCTGACTCCAGTTGACCCAGTGCTAGTTAAGTCCAGACCAACTGATCCCAGACGTTGTGCAGTGTCATCAGCCCTGGGGGGTTCAGCACCCCAGCTCCTCGTGGAGTCAGAGTCCTTGGACCCACCAAAGACCATCATCCCTGAAATCAAAGAGGTGGATTCTCTGAAAATTGAAAGTGGTACCAGTGCTACAACCCATGAAGCCAGACCTCGGCCTCTCAGCTTATCTGAGTACCGGCGACGAAGGCAGCAACGCCAAgcagaaacagaagagagaagtcCACAGCCCCCAACTGGGAAGTGGCCTAGCCTTCCAGAGACTCCCACAGGGCTGGCAGACATCCCTTGTCTTGTCATCCCACCAGCCCCAGCCAAGAAGACAGCTCTGCAGAGAAGCCCTGAAGCACCCCTTGAGATTTGCCTTGTGCCTGTAGGTCCCAGCCCTGCTTCTCCTAGTCCTGAGCCACCTGTAAGCAAACCTGTGGCCTCAGCTCCCACTGAGCAGGTGCCATCCCAGGAGATGCCACTGTTGGCGAGACCTTCCCCTCCTGTGCAGTCTGTGTCCCCTGTTGTGCCCACACCTCCCTCGATGTCTGCTGCCCTGCCTTTCCCTGCAGGTGGGCTTGGCATGCCCCCCAGTCTGCCCCCACCTCCCTTGCAGCCTCCTAGTCTTCCATTGTCTATGGGGCCAGTACTACCTGATCCGTTTACTCACTATGCCCCCGTGCCACCCTGGCCTTGTTATCCTCATGTGTCCCCTTCTGGCTATCCTTGCCTGCCCCCCCCACCAACGGTGCCCCTAGTGTCTGGTACTCCTGGTGCCTATGCCGTGCCTCCCACTTGCAGTGTGCCTTGGGCACcccctcctgccccagtctcaccttacagttccacatgtacCTATGGGCCCTTGGGATGGGGCCCAGGGCCTCAACATGCTCCATTCTGGTCTACTGTTCCCCCACCTCCTTTGCCTCCAGCCTCCATTGGGAGAGCTGTTCCCCAACCTAAGATGGAGTCTAGGGGCACTCCAGCTGGCCCTCCTGAAAATGTACTTCCCTTGTCGATGGCTCCTCCCCTCAGTCTTGGGCTACCTGGCCATGGAGCTCCTCAGACAGAGCCTACCAAGGTGGAGGTCAAGCCAGTGCCTGCATCTCCCCATCCGAAACACAAGGTGTCTGCCCTGGTGCCAAGTCCCCAGATGAAGGCTCCAGCATGTGTGTCTGCTGAAGGTGTGACTGTTGAGGAGCCTGCATCAGAGAGGCTAAAGCCTGAGACCCAAGAGACCAGGCCCAGGGAGAAGCCCCCCTTGCCTGCTACCAAGGCTGTTCCCACACCAAGGCAGAGCACTGTCCCCAAGCTGCCTGCTGTCCACCCAGCCCGTCTAAGGAAGCTGTCCTTCCTGCCTACCCCACGTACTCAGGGTTCTGAAGATGTGGTACAGGCTTTCATCAGTGAGATTG GAATTGAGGCATCGGACCTGTCCAGTCTGCTGGAGCAGTTTGAGAAATCAGAAG CCAAAAAGGAGTGTCCTCCTCCGGCTCCTGCTGACAGCTTGGCTGTAGGAAACTCAGG CGGCGTTGACATTCCCCAGGAGAAGAGGCCCCTAGACCGGTTACAAGCCCCAGAACTGGCCAACGTGGCAG gGCTCACCCCTCCAGCTACCCCTCCCCACCAGTTATGGAAGCCCCTGGCTGCTGTCTCACTGCTGGCCAAAGCCAAATCTCCTAAGTCCACCGCCCAGGAGGGAACCCTGAAGCCTGAAGGAGTTACGGAGGCCAAACATCCAGCTGCAGTTCGCCTCCAAGAAGGGGTCCATGGCCCTAGTCGAGTCCATGTGGGCTCTGGGGACCATGACTATTGTGTCCGGAGCAGGACTCCCCCAAAAAAGATGCCTGCCCTAGTCATTCCAGAGGTGGGCTCCCGATGGAATGTCAAGCGCCATCAGGACATCACCATCAAACCTGTCTTGTCCTTGGGCCCAGCTGCCCCTCCGCCCCCATGCATAGCTGCCTCCCGGGAGCCGCTTGATCACAGGACTAGCAGTGAGCAGGCAGATCCCTCAGCACCCTGCCTTGCCCCATCCAGCTTGCTGTCCCCTGAGGCCTCACCCTGCCGGAATGACATGAACACTAGGACTCCCCCTGAACCCTCAGCCAAGCAGCGGTCAATGCGCTGTTACCGAAAAGCCTGCAGGTCAGCCAGCCCCTCAAGCCAGGGCTGGCAGGGCCGCCGAGGCCGCAACAGCCGTTCTGTCAGCTCTGGGTCCAACCGGACTAGCGAAGcatcttcctcctcatcctcatcGTCGTCTTCCTCATCCCGATCTCGGTCCAGGTCCCTCTCCCCCCCACACAAGAGGTGGCGAAG GTCCAGCTGTAGTTCCTCTGGGCGTTCTCGAAGATGCTCTTCCTCTTCTTCGTCATCATCTTCCTCTTCgtcttcctcatcctcatcatCCAGTTCTCGAAGCCGCTCACGATCCCCATCCCCCCGCCGGAGAAGTGACAGGAGGCGGCG CTCTTATCGTTCACATGACCATTACCAAAGACAAAGAGTGCTACAAAAGGAGCGTGCAATA GAAGAAAGAAGGGTGGTCTTCATTGGAAAGATACCTGGCCGCATGACTCGATCAGAGCTGAAACAGAGGTTCTCCGTTTTTGGAGAGATTGAGGAGTGCACCATCCACTTCCGTGTCCAAGG GGACAACTACGGCTTCGTCACTTATCGCTATGCTGAGGAGGCATTTGCAGCCATTGAGAGTGGCCACAAGCTGCGGCAGGCAGATGAGCAGCCCTTTGATCTCTGCTTTGGGGGCCGAAGGCAGTTCTGCAAGAGGAGCTATTCTGATCTTG ACTCCAACCGGGAAGACTTTGACCCAGCACCTGTAAAGAGCAAATTTGATTCTCTTGACTTTGACACATTGTTGAAACAGGCCCAGAAGAACCTCAGGAGGTAA